A single genomic interval of Drosophila virilis strain 15010-1051.87 chromosome 2, Dvir_AGI_RSII-ME, whole genome shotgun sequence harbors:
- the LOC6631140 gene encoding leukocyte receptor cluster member 1 homolog, which produces MNILPKKRWHVRTKDNIARVRRDEAAAQEDEKKRLDKLQLAESEARINYLRRQSGLPENVIVGTGAQGSSESTLEAAATHSSGVTSAVDLFADYKSHVKKTNKDLEKEKKEEQEKYEKQIGYLTYLGQDTNEALKVRSWYELAPKRPENADFDRTEIQLKQKLSQDPLTLIKTLIPGETQPVRNSIKRRKHTPTPEPSPVLVRMLKSKKHKKDKKHDKKHKKHKHKRDKIEKINKELATNAKRDKLNRLRKERLLREETERRRQEQLFAPKDSAMPSNAANTPAPTPRIVQKYNSQFNPEFAKQNMI; this is translated from the exons aTGAATATCTTGCCCAAAAAACG CTGGCATGTGCGCACTAAAGATAATATTGCTCGGGTGCGGCGGGATGAAGCAGCTGCTCAGGAAGACGAAAAAAAACGGCTGGacaaattgcaattggcc GAGAGCGAAGCGCGCATCAACTATTTGAGACGTCAATCGGGTTTGCCTGAAAACGTAATAGTAGGAACTGGTGCTCAAGGAAGCAGTGAGAGTACATTAGAAGCAGCCGCAACACACAGTTCTGGTGTTACATCTGCAGTAGATCTATTTGCGGATTACAAAAGTCATGTAAAGAAAACCAACAAAGATTtggaaaaggaaaaaaagGAAGAACAGGAAAAGTATGAGAAACAAATCGGATACCTCACCTATCTGGGGCAGGATACAAATGAAGCTCTCAAGGTGCGCAGTTGGTATGAATTGGCCCCAAAACGTCCCGAAAATGCTGACTTCGATCGAACTGAAAtccaattaaaacaaaaactatcaCAAGATCCACTCACATTAATAAAGACACTGATCCCAGGAGAAACACAGCCTGTTCGAAATTCGATCAAGCGACGAAAACACACACCGACACCAGAACCATCGCCTGTATTAGTTCGAATGTTGAAATCcaagaaacacaaaaaggACAAGAAACATGacaaaaaacacaagaaaCACAAGCATAAAAGGGACAAgattgaaaaaataaacaaagagcTGGCCACGAACGCAAAGCGCGATAAATTAAACCGGCTGCGCAAGGAACGGCTGTTGCGTGAAGAAACAGAGCGACGTCGTCAGGAACAATTATTTGCTCCCAAGGATTCGGCAATGCCAAGTAATGCTGCAAACACGCCGGCCCCTACGCCGCGAATAGTCCAAAAGTACAATAGCCAATTTAATCCAGAGTTTGCAAAACAGAATATGATTTAA
- the LOC6636996 gene encoding protein slender lobes-like, whose product MDDDNNDAPRVTRARTRRLSVLDTDSRPLTPMLDVAADRASPRPMRRTRLNSATVDLRTPTRATRLSVARGETPEPATPTVTLSSVKRGTRTPAKSVRKQLPLPEDVNEEESNTKMQVQTKAEPDNEKMNVVTEDFKAAVVDSRPMQTQFGTPPDERRVTRSMSKTPPVIGRAVNNTPQQEFDTKNSPEGKQKQTMQSIEIATEIVDSPVEAQQSMHSDESVTKESVTTTKVGDKSTLMATPKVKVKVKDILIGNQEGMSKVDNVIIVSNVDVAKNDDQVGIIAEPIEDKEEIKQSAEITDKPFSTDGNISMKQRDVPPKSDDTCTHAHVIEDVRLPDLTPNIKTRLVEQKRSGPMKSVGFNNNGQVDEPIKQKYPKTPARVSTPAGDVYSLAGRKANSEVRDKSETPLKPIILKGRNSSTPLTKLEPLLSQANGSNEQNPPPPQIDMIKPLSALEDKEENVQTAKETPTRRLVSEDEDEEEDEYEESPVCEFFANEVEVINNYQSGDSMDSSVRHEIEENEIPHDGESVGSQDTVDDDSDDSADEKMSFIVSDNEVDDNDIESLCFSSASEEADMEPKKRRRIIVHDSSADEDPEENKEIKKNDSTEEDKLAEKSIQMDENESDMNREVGQLAVEQADKISTCDKSPELKPNDNNDIESLCFSSASEEADMEPKKRRRIIVHDSSADEDPEENKEIKKNDSTEEENLTEKSIQMDENESDMNREAGQLAVEQADKISTCEKSPELKPNNSDPPNKTAPQIGINLGEEFQKDADLSVEELLSSSNESDEHEVKKNTSRSIYEVLDSGEESSEDKEYVCDKPTPEDNETTREDEKSNSNEKLANFHESPIVKEEKPISNEEKQEVVVKSVVPISESSSFHAKQKREEEAALLGELSSCDLSHLRQMFNPLQKSRRQTLYVQDPHKAPKEPKPKLKRRSEQLNSDVKPSQSFIETLAEEKIQLMKRKRMSKSFCGAVDGLDTSVLSEMQNKKAKFGESAASDNEMGVAVEAVKEELPTPAPMSEAKAKDELSVEKVVQPKSRNDYIEYCDTLIRAANEAKLEEKKKRIAAGKKQKSRLYAATLSTCIADPANGPSVAAAATKSVSEKPTKIKKDVKRLQATKQAIKRAMQLLAPDAANKEPQSLARKLSPQPDINAKPAKSKQQTKTKTKKKKPTVVQKSPVKSSDEENHHIPKRIKTSAGYVTVMSKKERRRIETFKTSSSIVEVEPCTPTQKYFKEVLASPKTRHGFKEMPATPKTSKKKSTAVRNPATEAALRFKREIFGSSYK is encoded by the exons atggaTGACGATAATAACGACGCTCCACGTG TAACTCGCGCACGTACACGCCGCCTGTCCGTCCTGGATACAGACAGTCGCCCTTTGACGCCCATGCTGGATGTGGCCGCCGACCGGG catCTCCGCGTCCAATGCGCCGAACTCGCTTAAACTCGGCAACAGTCGATTTGAGGACTCCGACACGCGCCACGCGCTTGTCGGTGGCCCGTGGAGAGACTCCAGAGCCTGCCACCCCTACTGTGACCTTGTCCTCTGTCAAACGGGGCACCCGCACACCGGCAAAATCTGTTCGTAAACAGTTGCCGTTACCAGAGGACGTAAATGAAGAAGAATCTAACACAAAGATGCAAGTGCAGACAAAGGCTGAGCCTGACAATGAAAAAATGAACGTCGTTACCGAAGATTTTaaagctgctgttgttgactCCAGACCTATGCAGACACAGTTTGGTACGCCACCAGATGAGAGGCGTGTGACGCGTTCAATGTCGAAAACGCCTCCGGTGATTGGACGCGCTGTAAACAATACGCCTCAGCAGGAATTTGATACGAAAAATTCACCtgaaggaaaacaaaaacaaacaatgcagTCGATTGAAATAGCCACTGAAATTGTAGATTCGCCAGTTGAAGCACAACAGTCGATGCACTCCGATGAAAGCGTTACTAAAGAATCAGTTACCACCACTAAAGTGGGGGATAAGTCCACACTAATGGCAACTCCCAAAGTTAAGGTCAAGGTCAAAGACATTCTAATTGGAAACCAAGAGGGTATGTCAAAAGTTGACAATGTAATAATTGTGTCCAATGTAGATGTAGCCAAGAATGACGACCAAGTTGGAATAATAGCAGAGCCTATCGAAGACAAAGAGGAGATAAAGCAGTCCGCTGAGATCACTGATAAACCCTTTTCAACTGACGGGAATATATCTATGAAGCAGCGTGACGTGCCGCCTAAGAGTGATGATACATGTACTCATGCTCATGTAATCGAAGATGTCCGTTTGCCAGATCTAACACCTAATATAAAGACTCGTTTGGTAGAACAAAAACGGTCAGGGCCTATGAAGAGTGTAGGGTTCAATAACAATGGTCAAGTTGATGAGCCTATCAAGCAGAAATATCCAAAGACCCCTGCACGCGTAAGTACGCCTGCGGGAGATGTTTATAGCCTCGCTGGTCGTAAGGCTAATAGCGAGGTAAGGGATAAGAGCGAGACGCCCTTAAAGCCCATAATCTTAAAGGGACGTAACAGCTCAACTCCTCTAACAAAGCTAGAGCCGTTGTTGAGCCAAGCTAATGGGTCCAATGAGCAAAATCCGCCTCCACCACAAATTGATATGATAAAACCTCTCTCAGCGTTGGAAGACAAGGAAGAGAATGTCCAGACAGCTAAAGAGACTCCCACCCGACGTCTTGTAAGCGAAGACGAGGATGAAGAGGAAGATGAATATGAAGAGAGTCCTGTGTGCGAGTTTTTTGCTAACGAGGTAGAggttattaataattatcaGTCTGGCGACTCAATGGACAGTTCCGTCCGCCATGAAATcgaagaaaatgaaataccGCACGATGGTGAATCTGTGGGCAGTCAGGACACAGTTGATGATGACTCTGATGACAGTGCTGATGAAAAAATGTCGTTTATAGTCTCCGATAACGAAGTTGACGACAATGATATTGAATCTTTGTGCTTCTCGTCTGCCTCTGAAGAAGCTGACATGGAACCAAAAAAACGGCGTCGTATTATTGTTCATGACAGCAGTGCTGACGAGGATCCTGAAGAGaataaagaaattaagaaaaatgaTTCTACGGAAGAAGATAAACTAGCTGAAAAATCGATACAAATGGATGAAAATGAGAGCGATATGAATAGAGAAGTAGGTCAGCTGGCAGTCGAACAAGCCGACAAGATATCAACATGCGACAAATCACCGGAATTAAAGCCAAATGACAACAATGATATTGAATCTTTGTGCTTCTCGTCTGCCTCTGAAGAAGCTGACATGGAACCAAAAAAACGGCGTCGTATTATTGTTCATGACAGCAGTGCTGACGAGGATCCTGAAGAGaataaagaaattaagaaaaatgaTTCTACGGAAGAAGAAAACCTAACTGAAAAATCGATACAAATGGATGAAAATGAGAGCGATATGAATAGAGAAGCAGGTCAGCTGGCAGTCGAACAAGCCGACAAGATATCAACATGCGAGAAATCACCGGAATTAAAGCCAAATAATTCCGATCCCCCTAACAAAACAGCGCCACAAATTGGCATAAACTTGGGCGAAGAGTTTCAAAAAGATGCGGATCTATCGGTGGAAGAGCTTCTTTCCAGTTCCAATGAGAGCGACGAGCACGAGGTCAAAAAAAATACGAGCAGGAGCATCTATGAAGTGCTCGATTCTGGTGAAGAATCAAGTGAAGACAAAGAGTATGTTTGTGATAAGCCAACACCTGAAGATAATGAAACCACTAGAGAGGATGAAAAATCGAATTCAAACGAAAAACTCGCTAATTTTCATGAATCGCCTATCGTTAAAGAAGAAAAGCCAATTTCTAATGAAGAGAAACAAGAGGTGGTTGTCAAGTCAGTGGTACCTATTAGCGAATCGTCGTCATTccatgcaaaacaaaagcgtGAGGAAGAGGCAGCACTTCTGGGTGAACTCTCCTCCTGCGACTTATCGCACTTGCGGCAAATGTTCAATCCCCTCCAGAAGTCGCGGCGGCAAACTCTGTACGTACAGGATCCACATAAAGCCCCTAAGGAGCCGAAACCAAAATTGAAACGTCGCAGTGAACAATTGAACAGCGATGTCAAACCATCGCAATCGTTTATAGAAACTCTGGCCGAGGAAAAGATCCAACTGATGAAGCGCAAGCGTATGTCAAAGAGTTTTTGCGGAGCTGTCGATGGCTTGGACACCAGCGTACTATcggaaatgcaaaataaaaaggccAAATTCGGTGAGTCAGCAGCTAGCGATAACGAAATGGGTGTGGCAGTCGAAGCTGTTAAAGAGGAACTGCCCACTCCCGCTCCAATGTCGGAAGCGAAGGCCAAGGATGAACTGTCCGTAGAAAAAGTAGTCCAGCCAAAGAGTCGCAAtgattatatagaatattgCGATACCCTGATCCGGGCGGCAAATGAAGCGAAGCTGGAGGAGAAGAAAAAA CGTATCGCAGCGGGCAAGAAGCAAAAGAGTCGCCTGTACGCTGCTACTCTGTCTACTTGCATTGCCGACCCCGCCAATGGCCCGTCAGTTGCCGCAGCCGCAACTAAATCGGTGTCGGAAAAGCCGACTAAGATTAAAAAGGATGTGAAACGTCTGCAAGCCACCAAGCAAGCTATCAAGCGTGCCATGCAGCTGCTAGCGCCTGATGCAGCAAATAAAGAG CCCCAGTCGCTGGCTCGGAAACTGTCTCCTCAACCGGATATTAATGCCAAGCCCGCAAAGTCTAAGCAGCAGACGAAGACGAAgacaaagaaaaagaagcCCACAGTTGTACAAAAGTCCCCAGTAAAGAGCTCCGACGAAGAAAATCACCATATCCCCAAACGTATTAAAACGAGTGCCGGTTATGTAACGGTCATGTCCAAGAAAGAACGAAGAAGAATTGAAACATTTAAAACATCATCCAGCATCGTGGAAGTCGAGCCCTGCACTCCCACCCAAAAGTATTTTAAAGAGGTTCTAGCATCACCCAAAACCCGTCACGGGTTTAAAGAGATGCCTGCCACCCCGAAAACGTCTAAAAAGAAGTCGACTGCTGTACGTAACCCAGCTACGGAGGCGGCTTTGCGCTTTAAAAGGGAAATATTTGGTAGTAGTTATAAATAA
- the LOC6631139 gene encoding protein slender lobes-like, with protein MDDDNNDAPRVTRARTRRLSVLDTDSRPLTPMLDVAADRASPRPMRRTRLNSATVDLRTPTRATRLSVARGETPEPATPTVTLSSVKRGTRTPAKSVRKQLPLPEDVNEEESNTKMQVQTKAEPDNEKMNVVTEDSKAAVVDSRPMQTQFGTPPDERRVTRSMSKTPPVIGRAVNNTPQQEFDTKNSPEGKKKQTMQSIEIATEIVDSPVEAQQSMHSDESVTKESVTTTKVGDKSTLKATPKVKVKVKDILIGNQEDMSKVDNVIIVSNVDVAKNDDQVGIIAEPIEDKEEIKQSAEITDKPFSTDGNISMKQRDVPPKSDDTCTHAHVIEDVRLPDLTPNIKTRLVEQKRSGPMKSVGFNNNGQVDEPIKQKYPKTPARVSTPAGDVYSLAGRKANSEVRDKSETPLKPIILKGRNSSTPLTKLEPLLSQANGSNEQNPPPPQIDMIKPLSALEDKEENVQTAKETPTRRLVSEDEDEEEDEYEESPVCEFFANEVEVINNYQSGDSMDSSVRHEIEENEIPHDGESVGSQDTVDDDSDDSADEKMSFIVSDNEVDDNDIESLCFSSASEEADMEPKKRRRIIVHDSSADEDPEENKEIKINDSTEEDKPAEKSIQMDENESDMNREGQLAVEQADKISTCDKSPELKPNDNNDIESLCFSSASEEADMEPKKRRRIIVHDSSADEDPEENKEIKKNDSTEEEKLTEKSIQMDENESDMNREAGQLTVEQADKISTCEKSPELKPNNSDPPNKTAPQIGINLGEEFQKDADLSVEELLSSSNESDEHEVKKNTSRSIYEVLDSGEESSEDKEYVCDKPTPEDNETTREDEKSNSNEKLANFHESPIVKEEKPISNEEKQEVVVKSVVPISESSSFHAKQKREEEAALLGELSSCDLSHLRQMFNPLQKSRRQTLYVQDPHKAPKEPKPKLKRRSEQLNSDVKPSQSFIETLAEEKIQLMKRKRMSKSFCGAVDGLDTSVLSEMQNKKAKFGESAASDNEMGVAVEAVKEELPTPAPMSEAKAKDELSVEKVVQPKSRNDYIEYCDTLIRAANEAKLEEKKKRIAAGKKQKSRLYAATLSTCIADPANGPSVAAAATKSVSEKPTKIKKDVKRLQATKQAIKRAMQLLAPDAANKEPQSLARKLSPQPDINAKPAKSKQQTKTKTKKKKPTVVQKSPVKSSDEENHHIPKRIKTSAGYVTVMSKKERRRIETFKTSSSIVEVEPCTPTQKYFKEVLASPKTRHGFKEMPATPKTSKKKSTAVRNPATEAALRFKREIFGSSYK; from the exons atggaTGACGATAATAACGACGCTCCACGTG TAACTCGCGCACGTACACGCCGCCTGTCCGTCCTGGATACAGACAGTCGCCCTTTGACGCCCATGCTGGATGTGGCCGCCGACCGGG CATCTCCGCGTCCAATGCGCAGAACTCGCTTAAACTCGGCAACAGTCGATTTGAGGACTCCGACACGCGCCACGCGCTTGTCGGTGGCCCGTGGAGAGACTCCAGAGCCTGCCACCCCTACTGTGACCTTGTCCTCTGTCAAACGGGGCACCCGCACACCGGCAAAATCTGTTCGTAAACAGTTGCCGTTACCAGAGGACGTAAATGAAGAAGAATCTAACACAAAGATGCAAGTGCAGACAAAGGCTGAGCCTGACAATGAAAAAATGAACGTCGTTACCGAAGATTCTaaagctgctgttgttgactCCAGACCTATGCAGACACAGTTTGGTACGCCACCAGATGAGAGGCGTGTGACGCGTTCAATGTCGAAAACGCCTCCGGTGATTGGACGCGCTGTAAACAATACGCCTCAGCAGGAATTTGATACGAAAAATTCACctgaaggaaaaaaaaaacaaacaatgcagTCGATTGAAATAGCCACTGAAATTGTAGATTCGCCAGTTGAAGCACAACAGTCGATGCACTCCGATGAAAGCGTTACTAAAGAATCAGTTACCACCACTAAAGTGGGGGATAAGTCCACACTAAAAGCAACTCCCAAAGTTAAGGTCAAGGTCAAAGACATTCTAATTGGAAACCAAGAGGATATGTCAAAAGTTGACAATGTAATAATTGTGTCCAATGTAGATGTAGCCAAGAATGACGACCAAGTTGGAATAATAGCAGAGCCTATCGAAGACAAAGAGGAGATAAAGCAGTCCGCTGAGATCACTGATAAACCCTTTTCAACTGACGGGAATATATCTATGAAGCAGCGTGACGTGCCGCCTAAGAGTGATGATACATGTACTCATGCTCATGTAATCGAAGATGTCCGTTTGCCAGATCTAACACCTAATATAAAGACTCGTTTGGTAGAACAAAAACGGTCAGGGCCTATGAAGAGTGTAGGGTTCAATAACAATGGTCAAGTTGATGAGCCTATCAAGCAGAAATATCCAAAGACCCCTGCACGCGTAAGTACGCCTGCGGGAGATGTTTATAGCCTCGCTGGTCGTAAGGCTAATAGCGAGGTAAGGGATAAGAGCGAGACGCCCTTAAAGCCCATAATCTTAAAGGGACGTAACAGCTCAACTCCTCTAACAAAGCTAGAGCCGTTGTTGAGCCAAGCTAATGGGTCCAATGAGCAAAATCCGCCTCCACCACAAATTGATATGATAAAACCTCTCTCAGCGTTGGAAGACAAGGAAGAGAATGTCCAGACAGCTAAAGAGACTCCCACCCGACGTCTTGTAAGCGAAGACGAGGATGAAGAGGAAGATGAATATGAAGAGAGTCCTGTGTGCGAGTTTTTTGCTAACGAGGTAGAggttattaataattatcaGTCTGGCGACTCAATGGACAGTTCCGTCCGCCATGAAATcgaagaaaatgaaataccGCACGATGGTGAATCTGTGGGCAGTCAGGACACAGTTGATGATGACTCTGATGACAGTGCTGATGAAAAAATGTCGTTTATAGTCTCCGATAACGAAGTTGACGACAATGATATTGAATCTTTGTGCTTCTCGTCTGCCTCTGAAGAAGCTGACATGGAACCAAAAAAACGGCGTCGTATTATTGTTCATGACAGCAGTGCTGACGAGGATCCTGAAGAGAATAAAGAAATTAAGATAAATGATTCTACGGAAGAAGATAAACCAGCTGAAAAATCGATACAAATGGATGAAAATGAGAGCGATATGAATAGAGAAGGTCAGCTGGCAGTCGAACAAGCCGACAAGATATCAACATGCGACAAATCACCGGAATTAAAGCCAAATGACAACAATGATATTGAATCTTTGTGCTTCTCGTCTGCCTCTGAAGAAGCTGACATGGAACCAAAAAAACGGCGTCGTATTATTGTTCATGACAGCAGTGCTGACGAGGATCCTGAAGAGaataaagaaattaagaaaaatgaTTCTACGGAAGAAGAAAAACTAACTGAAAAATCGATACAAATGGATGAAAATGAGAGCGATATGAATAGAGAAGCAGGTCAACTGACAGTCGAACAAGCCGACAAGATATCAACATGCGAGAAATCACCGGAATTAAAGCCAAATAATTCCGATCCCCCTAACAAAACAGCGCCACAAATTGGCATAAACTTGGGCGAAGAGTTTCAAAAAGATGCGGATCTATCGGTGGAAGAGCTTCTTTCCAGTTCCAATGAGAGCGACGAGCACGAGGTCAAAAAAAATACGAGCAGGAGCATCTATGAAGTGCTCGATTCTGGTGAAGAATCAAGTGAAGACAAAGAGTATGTTTGTGATAAGCCAACACCTGAAGATAATGAAACCACTAGAGAGGATGAAAAATCGAATTCAAACGAAAAACTCGCTAATTTTCATGAATCGCCTATCGTTAAAGAAGAAAAGCCAATTTCTAATGAAGAGAAACAAGAGGTGGTTGTCAAGTCAGTGGTACCTATTAGCGAATCGTCGTCATTccatgcaaaacaaaagcgtGAGGAAGAGGCAGCACTTCTGGGTGAACTCTCCTCCTGCGACTTATCGCACTTGCGGCAAATGTTCAATCCCCTCCAGAAGTCGCGGCGGCAAACTCTGTACGTACAGGATCCACATAAAGCCCCTAAGGAGCCGAAACCAAAATTGAAACGTCGCAGTGAACAATTGAACAGCGATGTCAAACCATCGCAATCGTTTATAGAAACTCTGGCCGAGGAAAAGATCCAACTGATGAAGCGCAAGCGTATGTCAAAGAGTTTTTGCGGAGCTGTCGATGGCTTGGACACCAGCGTACTATcggaaatgcaaaataaaaaggccAAATTCGGTGAGTCAGCAGCTAGCGATAACGAAATGGGTGTGGCAGTCGAAGCTGTTAAAGAGGAACTGCCCACTCCCGCTCCAATGTCGGAAGCGAAGGCCAAGGATGAACTGTCCGTAGAAAAAGTAGTCCAGCCAAAGAGTCGCAAtgattatatagaatattgCGATACCCTGATCCGGGCGGCAAATGAAGCGAAGCTGGAGGAGAAGAAAAAA CGTATCGCAGCGGGCAAGAAGCAAAAGAGTCGCCTGTACGCTGCTACTCTGTCTACTTGCATTGCCGACCCCGCCAATGGCCCGTCAGTTGCCGCAGCCGCAACTAAATCGGTGTCGGAAAAGCCGACTAAGATTAAAAAGGATGTGAAACGTCTGCAAGCCACCAAGCAAGCTATCAAGCGTGCCATGCAGCTGCTAGCGCCTGATGCAGCAAATAAAGAG CCCCAGTCGCTGGCTCGGAAACTGTCTCCTCAACCGGATATTAATGCCAAGCCCGCAAAGTCTAAGCAGCAGACGAAGACGAAgacaaagaaaaagaagcCCACAGTTGTACAAAAGTCCCCAGTAAAGAGCTCCGACGAAGAAAATCACCATATCCCCAAACGTATTAAAACGAGTGCCGGTTATGTAACGGTCATGTCCAAGAAAGAACGAAGAAGAATTGAAACATTTAAAACATCATCCAGCATCGTGGAAGTCGAGCCCTGCACTCCCACCCAAAAGTATTTTAAAGAGGTTCTAGCATCACCCAAAACCCGTCACGGGTTTAAAGAGATGCCTGCCACCCCGAAAACGTCTAAAAAGAAGTCGACTGCTGTACGTAACCCAGCTACGGAGGCGGCTTTGCGCTTTAAAAGGGAAATATTTGGTAGTAGTTATAAATAA